One Nitrospira sp. DNA window includes the following coding sequences:
- a CDS encoding Copper/silver efflux RND transporter, transmembrane protein CusA — protein MIARLIEGSARNPILVILCVLLLAAWGLWAVFQVPLDAIPDLSDVQVIIYTEWPGRSPTLIEDQITYPVVTSLLAGPRVKRVRGVSEYGVSYVYVIFEDRTDLYWARSRVLEYLQKLTGKLPAGVTPTLGPDATGVGWVYQYALVDESGTHDLAQLRSLQDWYLRYQLESVPGVAEVSAIGGFVKQYQIEVDPNTLAAYRLPIKTVIEAVRNSNAEVSGRVLEMAGTEYVIRGRGYLRSVDDIELIPVGTDGRGTPILIRDIAHVQIGPDQRRGIAELDGKGQTVGGIVIMRAGENALAVIERIKARLEEVMPALPKGVRIIPTYDRSDLIHRAIAVLREKLVEESVIVSLVALVFLFHIRSAFVAILILPVAVLLAFIPMAYLKITSNIMSLGGIAIAIGAMVDAAIVMMENAHKRLEQAPAADRVETIIAAAKEVGRPLFFSLLVIAVSFLPIFALEAQEGRLFTPLAYTKTFAMLFATALSVTLAPVLMVVLIRGRIRAETKNPLNWLLIALYRPVLSGALCVRWLTLGMAVAAVGLTIPVFMRLGAEFMPPLNEGTILYMPTTVPGLSIPEATKVLQVQDQLLTTFPEVERVFGKMGKAPTATDPAFVGMAEITVTLKPEAQWRPGMTWDRLLDEMDAKLRIPGFPNIWWMPIQTRTEMITTGVRSPVGIKVLGPDLKTIERIGVEIEQVLASVPGTRSAFAERLNEGYYLDLIINRREAARYGLTVGDVQAVITSAIGGDTVTTTVEGRERYPVNVRYKRELRDDPDRLKRVLIPTPSGAQIPLGQIAEMVITQGPPSIADEAGALAGLVSVAVSGRDLRGYVQEAQRVVRERVTLPSGYRLIWTGQYEHLVRAEERLKLVVPVTLALILLLLYLNFRSLAKSLIVLLSVPFAAIGAIWYLDYLGYNLSVAVWVGIIALAGVAAETGVVMLVYLDEAYERRMRAGLMTTAHDLREAIMEGAVQRVRPKMMTVAAIMGGLLPIMWTTGTGADVMKRIAAPMIGGMVSSTVLTLLVIPVLYALWRGRSIWKEERRLLNSVDLAQEDIPIKVH, from the coding sequence ATGATCGCACGACTGATCGAAGGGAGCGCCCGTAATCCAATCCTGGTCATCCTCTGTGTCTTGCTGTTGGCAGCCTGGGGTCTGTGGGCGGTGTTTCAGGTTCCGCTGGATGCGATTCCGGATCTGTCAGATGTCCAGGTGATCATCTACACCGAATGGCCGGGCAGAAGCCCCACGCTCATCGAGGATCAAATAACCTACCCAGTTGTGACCTCTCTACTGGCGGGACCCAGAGTCAAACGGGTCCGAGGTGTTTCTGAATACGGTGTCTCTTATGTGTATGTGATCTTCGAGGACCGGACCGACCTCTATTGGGCCAGAAGTCGTGTGCTTGAGTATCTGCAGAAGTTGACCGGTAAGCTTCCGGCCGGCGTCACGCCGACGTTAGGACCGGATGCCACGGGAGTCGGGTGGGTCTATCAGTACGCGTTGGTGGACGAGTCCGGGACACACGACCTGGCTCAGCTTCGCAGCCTTCAGGATTGGTACCTGCGCTACCAACTGGAAAGTGTGCCCGGAGTGGCAGAAGTGTCAGCGATCGGCGGGTTCGTCAAACAGTATCAAATCGAGGTGGACCCGAACACGTTGGCCGCCTATCGGCTGCCGATCAAGACCGTAATCGAGGCGGTGCGTAACAGCAATGCGGAGGTGAGTGGGCGCGTGTTGGAGATGGCCGGCACTGAGTACGTGATTCGAGGGCGCGGCTACCTGCGCTCGGTTGATGATATTGAGCTGATCCCAGTCGGGACGGATGGGCGCGGCACACCTATCTTGATTCGGGATATTGCCCATGTCCAAATCGGGCCGGACCAGCGGCGAGGCATCGCCGAGTTGGACGGCAAGGGCCAGACCGTGGGCGGCATTGTGATCATGCGGGCCGGCGAGAACGCGCTCGCCGTGATCGAGCGGATCAAAGCAAGGCTGGAAGAGGTCATGCCAGCCCTGCCCAAGGGTGTGCGCATCATTCCCACCTATGACCGGTCTGACCTCATTCATCGGGCCATCGCCGTGCTCCGCGAGAAGCTCGTGGAGGAGAGTGTCATCGTCAGCCTGGTCGCGCTGGTCTTTCTGTTCCACATTCGCAGCGCCTTCGTGGCCATCCTCATTCTGCCCGTGGCCGTGCTCCTCGCCTTCATTCCGATGGCCTACTTGAAGATTACGTCCAACATCATGTCGCTTGGTGGGATCGCCATTGCCATCGGCGCGATGGTCGATGCCGCCATTGTGATGATGGAGAACGCGCACAAGCGCCTAGAGCAAGCTCCGGCTGCAGATCGGGTCGAGACCATCATCGCGGCAGCCAAAGAAGTCGGCCGTCCCCTGTTCTTCTCATTGCTGGTGATCGCCGTATCGTTCCTGCCGATCTTCGCACTGGAAGCGCAGGAGGGCCGACTGTTTACGCCGTTGGCCTACACCAAGACATTTGCGATGCTCTTTGCCACAGCGCTCTCGGTGACGTTAGCCCCTGTTTTGATGGTGGTCCTGATCCGAGGACGCATCCGAGCAGAAACCAAGAATCCGTTGAACTGGCTGCTGATCGCTCTGTATCGCCCCGTCCTCTCGGGCGCGCTGTGCGTCCGGTGGCTGACACTCGGGATGGCAGTGGCGGCGGTCGGGCTCACGATACCGGTGTTCATGCGCCTCGGTGCGGAATTCATGCCGCCGTTGAATGAAGGCACGATTCTCTACATGCCGACCACCGTGCCTGGTCTCTCGATCCCCGAAGCGACGAAGGTCTTGCAGGTTCAGGACCAGTTGCTCACGACCTTCCCGGAAGTGGAACGGGTGTTCGGCAAAATGGGAAAAGCCCCGACTGCCACCGATCCGGCCTTCGTTGGAATGGCCGAGATCACGGTCACCCTCAAACCAGAAGCGCAATGGCGACCTGGCATGACTTGGGACCGGTTACTGGATGAGATGGATGCCAAACTCCGCATTCCGGGATTTCCGAACATCTGGTGGATGCCGATCCAGACCCGTACGGAAATGATCACGACCGGGGTTCGGAGTCCCGTCGGGATCAAAGTGCTGGGACCAGATTTGAAGACAATCGAGCGAATCGGAGTGGAAATCGAGCAGGTTTTGGCGAGCGTGCCAGGCACCAGGAGCGCCTTCGCGGAACGGCTCAACGAAGGGTATTACCTGGACCTGATCATCAACCGGCGTGAGGCGGCCCGGTATGGCCTGACGGTGGGAGATGTGCAGGCGGTGATCACCTCCGCCATTGGAGGAGACACCGTGACGACGACAGTCGAGGGGCGGGAGCGGTATCCGGTCAATGTCCGTTATAAGCGCGAGCTGCGCGACGATCCGGATCGACTCAAACGGGTGCTGATTCCTACACCGAGCGGTGCGCAGATCCCACTTGGGCAGATCGCAGAAATGGTGATCACGCAGGGGCCACCGTCGATCGCGGATGAGGCGGGGGCGTTGGCCGGTCTGGTGTCGGTCGCGGTCAGTGGACGCGACTTGCGCGGCTATGTCCAAGAGGCCCAGCGCGTGGTTCGAGAACGAGTTACGCTGCCTTCTGGATACCGGCTGATCTGGACCGGTCAATACGAACATCTGGTCCGCGCCGAAGAACGATTAAAGCTGGTCGTCCCCGTGACCCTGGCTCTGATCCTCTTACTCCTGTACCTCAATTTTCGATCGCTTGCGAAATCGCTGATCGTGCTGCTGTCTGTTCCCTTCGCCGCGATCGGAGCCATCTGGTATCTCGACTATCTCGGGTACAACCTCAGTGTGGCCGTCTGGGTGGGGATCATCGCGCTGGCCGGCGTGGCGGCAGAAACCGGGGTGGTCATGCTGGTCTATCTCGATGAAGCGTATGAACGGCGAATGCGTGCAGGCCTGATGACGACGGCTCACGACCTGCGCGAGGCCATCATGGAAGGAGCGGTCCAACGGGTGCGGCCCAAGATGATGACCGTCGCCGCGATCATGGGTGGCTTACTCCCGATCATGTGGACGACCGGCACCGGGGCGGACGTGATGAAACGGATCGCCGCGCCGATGATCGGCGGCATGGTGAGTTCAACGGTGCTGACGCTGCTGGTCATCCCGGTTCTTTACGCGTTGTGGCGTGGCCGGTCCATTTGGAAAGAGGAGCGCCGGCTGCTGAACAGCGTTGACCTGGCACAGGAAGACATTCCGATAAAGGTGCACTAA
- a CDS encoding putative Co/Zn/Cd efflux system membrane fusion protein, translating into MRWNPLCQVLTMAVAGMMFVGGLPDRADADEGVQPATLRLAGLIQESLARNPEIQAARKQWEAVGHRIRQVQSLDDPILSVQLWNFPQTFNVTQTQNSIFGLSQSFPFPGKLDLKGEVASRSAEMAEQALHAKERELVARLKQAYYDLFLTHKAIQIHHEQVELLGQFVETTTAKFRAGKGSQADVLKAQVELSLLFQHLPVLEQRRKTAEAMLNTLLDRDSTSPLGVPQEPPQIPLDRTLDDLHRLALNDRPELKAAELAVQRNEQARALAQRQYYPDFNVAFQRFQNFQANDGFGAYVAMSIPFAFWTKPKYDAGVQEAAAAVSAARAQQHTLENLTRFQINDLLATQDEYLLAVRTQGQLAASPLAEVKANAAALVAGSRERLHLWDVTDRQIVALERRGKAEPVLTVYAPSSGIVLKREALPGKYVEPGTTLYEVADLSTVWISADLYESEMAATKLGQPASVTFAAYPGTTFPARVAYIYPSVNTDARTVRVRVELPNPGLKLKPGMYGNVTLQTDAVHTLVVPKEAVLETGLRQLVFLDRGQGRYEPASVKLGRRNQDDVEVLEGLKEGDRIVTSANFLLDAESKLASASSMQAMMGRIGMADWQMRGAYEAKMEGMDMGKERVSASPGREGEKGGMGDMKSMEMEGMKGMEGMQGMQGMGGMPGMEMGSKKGMTGAETRQMNGLTLSLTTAPEKPKAGEVLVRLKVTDQAGKPVTNAQVLFVYTMPMPGMVDSKATARHTKEGLYEGKVMFGMGGTWVVTVNVTVPGRPPIAEQFQFSVAGGGM; encoded by the coding sequence ATGAGATGGAATCCACTATGCCAGGTCCTCACGATGGCCGTGGCCGGAATGATGTTTGTCGGTGGACTCCCAGACCGTGCCGATGCGGATGAAGGCGTCCAGCCAGCGACGTTGCGCTTGGCAGGGTTGATCCAGGAAAGCTTGGCACGGAATCCCGAAATTCAGGCGGCACGGAAACAATGGGAAGCCGTTGGGCATCGCATCAGGCAAGTGCAGTCGCTGGATGACCCGATACTATCGGTCCAATTGTGGAATTTTCCGCAGACCTTCAACGTTACGCAGACGCAGAACAGCATCTTCGGCCTGTCACAGAGCTTCCCGTTTCCAGGGAAGCTGGATCTCAAGGGAGAGGTAGCGAGTCGTTCAGCAGAGATGGCCGAGCAGGCCTTGCACGCGAAGGAACGGGAGCTGGTCGCCCGTCTGAAGCAGGCTTACTACGATCTGTTCCTCACCCACAAGGCGATCCAGATTCATCATGAGCAAGTCGAACTGCTCGGACAGTTCGTAGAGACTACGACCGCGAAGTTCCGTGCGGGCAAGGGAAGCCAAGCCGATGTCCTCAAGGCCCAGGTCGAGTTGTCCCTGCTGTTTCAGCATCTTCCCGTCCTGGAACAGCGTCGCAAGACCGCCGAAGCGATGCTGAATACCCTGCTTGATCGGGATTCCACCTCACCCTTGGGCGTCCCTCAAGAGCCGCCTCAGATCCCGCTCGATAGAACCCTCGACGATCTCCACCGTCTCGCGCTGAACGACAGGCCGGAGCTCAAAGCTGCCGAGTTGGCCGTGCAACGGAACGAGCAGGCCCGCGCGCTGGCCCAGCGGCAGTACTACCCGGACTTTAATGTGGCGTTTCAGCGCTTCCAAAACTTTCAGGCCAACGACGGATTCGGCGCCTATGTGGCGATGAGCATCCCCTTCGCGTTTTGGACCAAGCCGAAGTATGACGCAGGCGTGCAGGAGGCCGCGGCGGCGGTCTCGGCCGCACGGGCGCAGCAACATACCTTAGAAAACCTGACCCGATTTCAGATCAACGACCTCCTGGCCACGCAAGACGAGTATCTCCTTGCCGTGAGAACGCAGGGCCAACTGGCTGCCAGTCCGCTCGCTGAAGTCAAGGCCAACGCCGCTGCCCTGGTGGCTGGTTCGCGGGAACGCCTGCACCTGTGGGACGTGACCGATCGGCAAATCGTGGCGCTGGAGCGTCGAGGCAAAGCCGAGCCGGTACTCACGGTCTATGCTCCTTCTTCCGGGATCGTCCTGAAGCGAGAAGCCTTGCCTGGGAAATATGTGGAACCAGGCACGACGTTGTATGAGGTGGCGGACCTCTCCACGGTCTGGATCTCTGCCGATCTCTATGAATCAGAAATGGCTGCCACGAAACTCGGTCAGCCGGCATCGGTCACTTTCGCGGCCTATCCTGGCACAACCTTTCCGGCCAGAGTGGCCTACATCTATCCATCAGTCAATACCGACGCCCGTACGGTGCGCGTGCGGGTGGAATTGCCAAATCCTGGATTGAAGCTGAAGCCCGGCATGTACGGGAACGTGACCCTGCAAACGGATGCGGTCCACACCTTAGTTGTGCCCAAGGAAGCGGTGCTGGAGACGGGGCTTCGCCAACTCGTGTTTCTGGACAGGGGGCAAGGCCGATATGAGCCGGCTTCGGTCAAACTGGGGCGTCGGAATCAGGATGACGTGGAAGTGCTGGAAGGACTCAAAGAAGGAGATCGCATCGTCACCTCGGCCAATTTCTTGTTGGACGCAGAGAGCAAGTTGGCATCGGCGTCGAGCATGCAGGCCATGATGGGCCGGATCGGCATGGCCGATTGGCAAATGCGCGGCGCCTACGAAGCCAAGATGGAAGGCATGGACATGGGAAAGGAGCGCGTCTCAGCGTCTCCGGGGCGGGAGGGTGAGAAAGGTGGCATGGGTGACATGAAGAGCATGGAGATGGAAGGGATGAAGGGGATGGAAGGCATGCAAGGCATGCAGGGGATGGGAGGCATGCCGGGCATGGAGATGGGGAGCAAGAAAGGGATGACAGGGGCTGAGACCCGTCAGATGAACGGACTCACTCTCTCCCTCACGACCGCCCCGGAAAAACCCAAGGCCGGTGAAGTGCTCGTGAGACTCAAGGTGACCGATCAGGCCGGCAAGCCGGTGACCAATGCGCAAGTGCTCTTCGTCTATACCATGCCGATGCCGGGCATGGTCGATTCCAAGGCGACGGCTCGCCACACCAAGGAAGGGCTCTACGAAGGCAAGGTGATGTTCGGCATGGGCGGCACCTGGGTTGTGACGGTCAATGTGACGGTGCCAGGGCGACCGCCCATTGCCGAACAGTTTCAGTTCTCGGTCGCCGGGGGAGGCATGTAG